Proteins found in one Methylobacterium sp. CB376 genomic segment:
- the purB gene encoding adenylosuccinate lyase: MIPRYSRPEMTAIWSPETRFRIWFEIEAHATTALAEIGVVPREAAETIWEKGRDAVFDVARIDEIERVTKHDVIAFLTHLAEIVGPEARFVHQGMTSSDVLDTCLNVQLVRATDLLLADLDGLLAALRRRAFEHKLTPTIGRSHGIHAEPVTFGLKLAQAHAEFARARERLVAARREVATCAISGAVGTFANIDPRVEEYVAEKMGLTPEPVSTQVIPRDRHAMYFATLGVIASSIERLAIEVRHLQRTEVLEAEEYFSEGQKGSSAMPHKRNPVLTENLTGLARMVRAYALPAMENVALWHERDISHSSVERMIGPDATVTLDFALARLTGVIDRLLVYPDNMQRNLDRLGGLVHSQRVLLALTQAGLSREDAYRLVQRNAMPVWRGEGEFLTLLKADPEVSAALSPEAIEACFDLGYHYKHVDTIFRRVFGES, translated from the coding sequence ATGATCCCCCGTTACAGCCGCCCCGAGATGACGGCGATCTGGTCGCCGGAGACGCGCTTCCGGATCTGGTTCGAGATCGAGGCGCACGCCACCACGGCGCTCGCCGAGATCGGCGTCGTGCCGAGGGAGGCCGCGGAGACGATCTGGGAGAAGGGCCGCGACGCGGTCTTCGACGTGGCGCGCATCGACGAGATCGAGCGCGTCACCAAGCACGACGTGATCGCGTTCCTGACCCACCTCGCCGAGATCGTCGGGCCGGAGGCCCGCTTCGTCCACCAGGGCATGACCTCGTCGGACGTGCTCGACACCTGCCTCAACGTGCAGCTGGTGCGCGCCACCGACCTCCTCCTGGCGGATCTCGACGGGCTGCTCGCCGCCCTGCGGCGCCGGGCCTTCGAGCACAAGCTCACCCCGACCATCGGCCGCTCGCACGGCATCCACGCCGAGCCGGTCACCTTCGGGCTGAAGCTCGCCCAGGCCCACGCGGAATTCGCCCGCGCCCGCGAGCGGCTCGTCGCGGCCCGGCGCGAGGTCGCGACCTGCGCGATCTCGGGCGCCGTCGGCACCTTCGCCAATATCGACCCGCGGGTCGAGGAATACGTGGCCGAGAAGATGGGCCTGACGCCCGAGCCCGTCTCGACCCAGGTCATCCCCCGCGACCGCCACGCCATGTACTTCGCGACGCTCGGCGTGATCGCCTCCTCGATCGAGCGGCTGGCGATCGAGGTGCGCCACCTGCAGCGCACGGAGGTGCTGGAGGCGGAGGAGTACTTCTCCGAGGGCCAGAAGGGCTCCTCGGCCATGCCGCACAAGCGCAACCCGGTCCTGACGGAGAACCTGACCGGGCTCGCCCGCATGGTGCGCGCCTACGCGCTGCCGGCGATGGAGAACGTCGCCCTCTGGCACGAGCGCGACATCTCGCATTCCTCGGTCGAGCGGATGATCGGGCCGGACGCCACCGTCACCCTCGACTTCGCCCTGGCGCGGCTCACCGGGGTGATCGACAGGCTGCTCGTCTATCCGGACAACATGCAGCGCAACCTCGACCGGCTCGGCGGCCTCGTCCACTCGCAGCGCGTGCTGCTGGCCCTGACCCAGGCCGGCCTGTCGCGGGAGGACGCCTATCGGCTCGTGCAGCGCAACGCGATGCCGGTCTGGCGCGGCGAGGGCGAGTTCCTGACCCTGCTCAAGGCCGATCCGGAGGTGAGCGCGGCGCTCTCGCCCGAGGCGATCGAGGCCTGCTTCGACCTCGGCTACCATTACAAGCACGTCGACACGATCTTCCGCCGCGTCTTCGGCGAGAGCTGA